CAGACCATGAACCATGGTAGGCGCGGATATCGAGTTCTAGAAGGGTGCCAACGAGCCAGGTAAACCCGGACCGGTGGTGTGACTGACAATGGGTGACCGTTGGTTGTGCGAGGTCAACACCTCGTTGTTGCAAATATTCCTTCGCGTCCGTTCGTATTCGCAAGTTCTTTTGCTGGTCCATTAATTCGGTCCACTCAACATTAATGGCGTTGGGCATATGCCCGCCGCGTTGGGCGAGCTGCTTTTCGCCGCTAAACTCTGCCGGTGACCTAGCGTCTATGACCTGAATAGGCTTAGGCGAATTGAACGAGCTAATTAGCTCGTTAGCTTCAATGAGTTTCTCTGAGGAAATCGAGCCGTTAAAGTCGCCCTCTTCGGGTTCGTGTCCCTTCGTGGAGCAGATGAAACCCTCATTACGCCACGCTACTAAGCCGCCATTTAGGTAGCTGGTACTGCTAAACCCAAAGAGGTCAAGCGTCCAGAGGAGTCGGCCAGCCCAACCACCGCCCTCGTCGTCAAGCGCCACTACCCATGAATCGTGATTGATACCAAGCTGTCGAAGTACGGAGATAAGCTTAGCCTCGGGAGGTATTTTTCCGGGCGCTGGAAGTGTGCCCACGATGAGCTCGCGAAAATTCAAATTGATGCTCCCCGGAACATGGCCTTGAGCAAAGTGCTCGGGGGAACTCAGATCAACAATCACCAGACGTGGGTCGTCGAGGTACTCGAGTAGCGCTTCGGGTTCGATTAAGCGTGGCAACTGCATTGTTGGTTCCTATTTGGGTTGTCCAAGACCTTGAATTATCTGCTGGCAAGACTGCCATCGATTCGCCGATATATTACCATTTTCCAGTGCAGCCTGAACAGCACAGCCAGGTTCGCGATCATGATGGCAATCGCGAAACTTACAAAGGCCTAAAAAGGGACGAATTTCCTTGAATCCGCCATACACATCGTCGGGTTGCATGTGCCAAAGGGAGAACTCTCGAATTCCTGGTGAATCAATCAGATCACCACCGGACGGAAAGTGGAAGAGTTTCGCGGTAGTGGTGGTATGGCGACCCTTCTGTGAGGATTCAGAAAGTGCGCCAACACGCGTATCCGTTCCGGGCATAAGGGCGTTAATAAGACTACTTTTACCCACTCCGGACTGGCCAACGAATACCGTTGTGTGATCCTTCAAGAATTCAGTTAGCTCACTTAAACCTGCCTCATTCACACAGGAGGCGCGAACCACTCGGTAACCGAGCTCTTCGTAGCTATCTACCATACGAATCAGCTTTGCGTGTTTCGCGGGATCAATTAGGTCGGTCTTGTTGAGTAGCAACACCGGCTCGATATCGTTGGTTTCGGCGGCGATAAGATAGCGATCAATTAAATTAGCATGAGCTTCGGGAAAGGGCGCTACAACTAACAACATGTGGTTGATATTGGCGGCCACTAATTTTAACTGCCCTCGGTGGTCGGGGCGTTCAAGAATATTATCACGCTCCTCCTGGGCCACCACAACACCCGTTGGGTTGCCGTTATGGAAGACGACTCTGTCGCCGGTGACCAAAGCAGGGACGTTCGCGCGCACATGGCAGCGAACAACGTCACCAGTGAGTTTGGACTCAACATCGATCTGGACGCCGTAGTGAGCAATGACCACACCAAACTCCTCGTCACCTAAGTGAGTGTCTTGAAGCTTTGATTCGGCCTTGTTGGCACGCTTGCCGGCACGTTCACTGCGCTCGTCTTGAATCTTTTGAATGCGCCAACTTTGACGGCGGGTTAACTTTCTTTTAGCCATAATGCAATTCGGGTCCCTAGGGACCCGAATAATAGCGTACTTAGCAACAAATAGTTACTCTGTAGGCTGAAGTTCTACAATGGGTAGGCCTAAGGCCTGAAGGTCTTCATAAACAGTTGCCTTATCACCCACTACGACGATGGCGAGGCGATCATCAGTTATCAACCGATTCGCCAAGGCGTTTAGCTCATTAAGCTGGGCATTGGCGAGCGCTTCGTTACGCTGATCAAGGTACGACGCATCAACGTTGTAGGTAGCCATTTGGCTAATCAAACGAAGCTTCTGCGATGGTGTCTCGTAGGCGCGAGCGTCACGCTGGCTGTAGGCGGAACGCATGAAGTTGAGTTCTGCTTCAGTCATGCCTTCTGCCTTGAATGCGGCTAGCTCAGCTAAAACTTCCTGAATGGAAGCTAGCGTTGAGTCGGCGCGAACCTCCGCGCTGACAATAAAGGTTCCCGTTTCCATATCACCGCTGAACCCAGATCTCGCACCGTAGGTATACCCTTTATCCTCACGGAGGTTCTGGTTAATACGACTATTGAAGTTGCCGCCGAGATTGAAGTTCATGAGCTGAGCATGCCAGTAGTCACCGTTAACATCCCAGAGCGGGCCGTTCGTAGCGATACGAATGGAGCTTTGAGCGGCTTCGGGCTTATCCATGAAGTAAATGGTATTCGCTTCAGGTGCTTGCCAGCTGATTTGTTCAATGGGACGCTCTTGCATAGCCACAGCAATTTCACCAAGCGGAGATAATGCGCTGAGCACCTCTTCTTGGCTGAGGTTTGAACTAACGAGCACAATTGCCATTTGCTCTGGGAAGTTAGCGGAGTAAAAGCTGACGAGGTCATCGCGGCTAATATTACTAACGCTTTCAGTAGTACCAGAGCTTGGGTGAGCAAGCGGATTGCTCGGCTTACCCATTGCTTGGTTCAAAGCATCTTGAGCTAGGGCGGGGCCGCTGGTCTTTGACTGCTGGATGCCCTGAAGTATTTCTCCGCGAATTCGCTCTACGTCGGCCTCGTTGAAGGCTGGGTTAAGCAGGCGTTCAACCAAAATTTCCATCCCGCCATCAAGCGTATCAGTTAGCACTGACAAGCTAGCACTTGCTTGGTAGTCACTCATGTTAAAGCCAACGCTCGCGCCAATACGTTCCTGCATGGCATCAAGTTCAGCGAGACTGTAGTTGGTGGTCGCTTCGCTCATCAGCGCAGCAGTAAAGCTTGATAAGCCCTCTTGCCCTGGCTCGAGGTCTCGCTGGCCCACTTCAAAGCCAACAACAACGCGGCTAGTTGGTGTTTCGGTATTGGTTACACCAAGCACACGAACACCGTTGGCAAGCTCGCCTTCCCAGATAGTTGGCAAGCTAATTGGCTTGGCATTTGGGACGGCTGGACGAGCACTTCGATCGAAGCTATCCGTAGCGGGACGGAAGGCCAAACCACTCATCGGCTCTTCGGGAGCAAGTTGCTCCACTTCGTGGTTATCTGCGCCCGCAGCAAGTTCCGTCATCCCCATTGGCACAACGCTCACGATGACGGCAGGTTTGCCAACAATGAAGCGATTGAATGCATCGGTAACCTGATCGGCGGTGACAGCGCGGTAGCGAGAAAGCTCGTTAGCCATACCATTCGGCGTGCCGAGGAAGGTCTCGTAGTAGGCGAGCTGTCGGACTTTTCCGGATACTGACTGCAGACCGAATACTTGGCTGCGTTCAACATCTGTAATGAAACGAGCGACGTCGTCATCGCTTACACCGCGGGCTACGAACTCGTCAAAACTCTCGCGAACAGCTTGTTCCATATCGGCAAGATTTTCACCAGTTTGGCGATTCTGCACAACGATAGCCGTCATGGTGCAGGCGAGCTCAGAACAACTGTGATTCAGGCTAGCCGATAGCGCTCGACCCGTTTGCACAAGGTTCTTGTAGAGAATAGAAGATGCACCTTGGCCGATGATCTTCGCAGCGGCATCGAGTGCTGGCTCGTCTTGATCGAACAGACTGACGGTTGGGAAAGACATGGCCAATGCTGGCATGAAGATACGATCTTCTAGGGTGGCGTAGCGATCGCTGTCCAGTACCGCTGGCATCGCTGGCATCTTCTCGACTTCGGGGCCCGCTGGAATAGAGCCGAAGTACTTAACCACCATTTCCAGTGTTTCGCTGACGTCGATGTCGCCACCAATGGTCAGCGTAGCGTTGTTAGGTCCATACCAGCGCAGGAAGAACTGTTTGACTGCATCAACTTGCGCACGGTTTAAATCGTCCATGTGACCAATAACCGGCCAAGAGTATGGGTGGCCGGCGGGATAGGTGTGCATCGCCATGGTTTCCCAAACGCGGCCATATGGGGCGTTATCAACGCGCTGACCGCGCTCGTTTTTAACGGTCTCGCGCTGGTTCTCGAAGGTCTCTTCGGTGATGGCATCCAGCAAAAATCCCATACGATCCGACTCAAGCCATAATAGCGTGGCGAGCTGATTAGATGGTGCGGTGTTGAAATAGTTGGTGCGATCGCTATTCGTGGTGCCGTTTAAGGTGCCGCCAGACTCGGTGATGATGCCGAAGTGTTCTTCATCAGCAACGTGCTCTGAGCCCTGGAACATCATGTGCTCAAAGAAGTGTGCGAAGCCGGAGTAGCCAACCTGTTCACGCGCTGAACCGACGTGATAAGTGACATCCACATCTACTAGCGGGTCTGATAGATCTTGGTGGAGCACCACCGTAAGGCCGTTATCAAGCTCAAATTTCTGATATGAAATGACCACATCATCTGGCGTTGAGTTGACGGTTTCAACGAGGCGCACACCGGCCGGTAAAACAAGTTCGTCTGACGAATTGTTTTGCTGGCAACCAGTGACCACGAAGATAGCGAGGGAAAACGCAAGCAGCTTCTTCATTTTTTGAGTCCATAGTTGTTTTTTTCGAGGTATTAGTATTGCACAAATAACGGGAGGGTTACAGTAGTTGCGGTTGAAACTAATGGCCTTTCAATGTGGATTCTACGTGGGGCGTTAAGCTGTGCTATCATCGCTGGGATCTTTTTTAGGAATTCACTATGTCTGCTGATCAGCGTTTAATTTGGATCGATCTTGAGATGACGGGCCTCGAGCCAGAGATTGATACCATTCTTGAAATAGCCACCATCGTCACCGACGCCCAGCTGAATGTGTTAGCTGAAGGTCCTAGTATCGCAATTCGCCATAGTGCGGAGGCTCTCTCGGCAATGAACGAATGGTGCGTTGAGCACCATGGTCAATCGGGCCTTACTGAGCGCTGCCTTAACAGTGAAATCGACCTCGCCCAGGCTGAAGCTATGACGCTAGAATTTCTGCGACAGTGGGTACCTAGCGGTGTGTCGCCCATCTGCGGTAATTCGGTAGGTCAAGATCGCCGGTTTCTAGTCAAGTATATGCCGCTACTCGAGTCCTATTTTCACTATCGTATGATTGATGTCTCCACGCTCAAGGAATTGGCGCGTCGCTGGAGCCCAGCCACCCTCGATCAGGTGAAAAAGAAAGGTGCTCATCTCGCTTTAGACGACATTCACGATTCTATTGCTGAGCTGGTGGTCTATCGAGAGCAGCTGTTCAAGCTCTAGGATCGTCTGCTTTTGCGCCGGCGCTTGCGCTGTGACTGCTGACGCTCAATTGCCCATTGGATGTGTTCGTTGAGCATCTCGCTGAGGTTTTCATCAAGGCGCTGTTTCAGCAGCGTTACATGCTCATCATTGCTAGGCGCGTTTCCGAGCCCCACGGCCAAATTTCGCAGAAAGTTATGATAGCCAGTTCGACGTAGCGGCGAACCAATAGTAGCCGCTAAGAATTCGTCCTCCGTCCAGCGGAAGAGGCGCGATAGGTCGGCACTGTCGAGGTCATTGCGTGGGGAAAAATCTTCCTCTTGGGTGGTGGCGGCCTGTTTGTTCCATGGGCAAATGATTTGGCAGTCATCGCAGCCGAAAACCCGATTACCGATAGCCTCGCGAAACTCCAGTGGAATCGGACCAGAGTTCTCAATGGTTAAGTACGAGATACAGCGCTTAACCTCAAGTTGGTAGGGGGCCACGAAGGCGTCGGTGGGGCAGACCTTAAGACACGCTTCGCAATCATCGCAACGGTCGTGGTCGTCGG
This DNA window, taken from Umboniibacter marinipuniceus, encodes the following:
- a CDS encoding sulfurtransferase, whose product is MQLPRLIEPEALLEYLDDPRLVIVDLSSPEHFAQGHVPGSINLNFRELIVGTLPAPGKIPPEAKLISVLRQLGINHDSWVVALDDEGGGWAGRLLWTLDLFGFSSTSYLNGGLVAWRNEGFICSTKGHEPEEGDFNGSISSEKLIEANELISSFNSPKPIQVIDARSPAEFSGEKQLAQRGGHMPNAINVEWTELMDQQKNLRIRTDAKEYLQQRGVDLAQPTVTHCQSHHRSGFTWLVGTLLELDIRAYHGSWSEWGNREDTQVEL
- the rsgA gene encoding small ribosomal subunit biogenesis GTPase RsgA, translating into MAKRKLTRRQSWRIQKIQDERSERAGKRANKAESKLQDTHLGDEEFGVVIAHYGVQIDVESKLTGDVVRCHVRANVPALVTGDRVVFHNGNPTGVVVAQEERDNILERPDHRGQLKLVAANINHMLLVVAPFPEAHANLIDRYLIAAETNDIEPVLLLNKTDLIDPAKHAKLIRMVDSYEELGYRVVRASCVNEAGLSELTEFLKDHTTVFVGQSGVGKSSLINALMPGTDTRVGALSESSQKGRHTTTTAKLFHFPSGGDLIDSPGIREFSLWHMQPDDVYGGFKEIRPFLGLCKFRDCHHDREPGCAVQAALENGNISANRWQSCQQIIQGLGQPK
- a CDS encoding M16 family metallopeptidase; protein product: MKKLLAFSLAIFVVTGCQQNNSSDELVLPAGVRLVETVNSTPDDVVISYQKFELDNGLTVVLHQDLSDPLVDVDVTYHVGSAREQVGYSGFAHFFEHMMFQGSEHVADEEHFGIITESGGTLNGTTNSDRTNYFNTAPSNQLATLLWLESDRMGFLLDAITEETFENQRETVKNERGQRVDNAPYGRVWETMAMHTYPAGHPYSWPVIGHMDDLNRAQVDAVKQFFLRWYGPNNATLTIGGDIDVSETLEMVVKYFGSIPAGPEVEKMPAMPAVLDSDRYATLEDRIFMPALAMSFPTVSLFDQDEPALDAAAKIIGQGASSILYKNLVQTGRALSASLNHSCSELACTMTAIVVQNRQTGENLADMEQAVRESFDEFVARGVSDDDVARFITDVERSQVFGLQSVSGKVRQLAYYETFLGTPNGMANELSRYRAVTADQVTDAFNRFIVGKPAVIVSVVPMGMTELAAGADNHEVEQLAPEEPMSGLAFRPATDSFDRSARPAVPNAKPISLPTIWEGELANGVRVLGVTNTETPTSRVVVGFEVGQRDLEPGQEGLSSFTAALMSEATTNYSLAELDAMQERIGASVGFNMSDYQASASLSVLTDTLDGGMEILVERLLNPAFNEADVERIRGEILQGIQQSKTSGPALAQDALNQAMGKPSNPLAHPSSGTTESVSNISRDDLVSFYSANFPEQMAIVLVSSNLSQEEVLSALSPLGEIAVAMQERPIEQISWQAPEANTIYFMDKPEAAQSSIRIATNGPLWDVNGDYWHAQLMNFNLGGNFNSRINQNLREDKGYTYGARSGFSGDMETGTFIVSAEVRADSTLASIQEVLAELAAFKAEGMTEAELNFMRSAYSQRDARAYETPSQKLRLISQMATYNVDASYLDQRNEALANAQLNELNALANRLITDDRLAIVVVGDKATVYEDLQALGLPIVELQPTE
- the orn gene encoding oligoribonuclease, whose protein sequence is MSADQRLIWIDLEMTGLEPEIDTILEIATIVTDAQLNVLAEGPSIAIRHSAEALSAMNEWCVEHHGQSGLTERCLNSEIDLAQAEAMTLEFLRQWVPSGVSPICGNSVGQDRRFLVKYMPLLESYFHYRMIDVSTLKELARRWSPATLDQVKKKGAHLALDDIHDSIAELVVYREQLFKL